In the genome of Streptomyces pactum, one region contains:
- a CDS encoding TetR/AcrR family transcriptional regulator: MPRTADHEQRRRQIADAVCALISEHGLDAVTVARTAATAGMSVGLVQHYFRTKDEMLLHAFREVTARIRARAEEHIRAGTEHRRPISAVLVEVMAEFLPLDDNRRTEFRVTRAFTGRALDVPALAEVDAETARQLRSEIARAVRNGKECGEVAPGLDPWPAAVRLTALTEGLAAQVYRDPAGVRGTPAADLAAGLLAAELATVFTGECRQYARSSGP, translated from the coding sequence GTGCCGAGAACCGCCGACCACGAACAGCGCCGCCGCCAGATCGCCGACGCGGTGTGCGCGCTGATCTCCGAACACGGCCTGGACGCCGTCACCGTCGCCCGGACCGCCGCCACCGCCGGGATGTCCGTGGGACTGGTGCAGCACTACTTCCGCACCAAGGACGAGATGCTGCTGCACGCCTTCCGGGAGGTCACCGCCCGCATCCGGGCCCGGGCCGAGGAGCACATCCGGGCCGGCACCGAACACCGGCGGCCCATCTCGGCGGTGCTCGTGGAGGTGATGGCCGAGTTCCTCCCGCTGGACGACAACCGCCGCACCGAGTTCCGGGTCACCCGGGCGTTCACCGGCCGCGCCCTGGACGTGCCCGCCCTCGCCGAGGTGGACGCGGAGACCGCCCGGCAGCTGCGGTCCGAGATCGCCCGGGCGGTCCGCAACGGCAAGGAGTGCGGCGAGGTCGCCCCCGGACTGGACCCGTGGCCGGCGGCCGTCCGCCTCACCGCCCTGACCGAGGGGCTGGCGGCACAGGTCTACCGCGACCCGGCCGGCGTGCGGGGGACCCCGGCCGCCGACCTGGCCGCCGGTCTCCTCGCCGCCGAACTCGCCACCGTCTTCACCGGCGAGTGCCGCCAGTACGCCCGCTCCTCCGGACCCTGA
- a CDS encoding AAA family ATPase — translation MQNTEENAEVLLLGGRAGVGKTTVAWEVSALLRAAAVSHAVIDGDFMGQAHPAPEGDPDRSGITEANLTAVWANYARRGYRRLIYTNTYSVLPETAGMFRRAMGDRVRIVRVLLTASDATAHERLVRREIGSELAQELASSARKARVLDRRAPADTLRVATDGRSVADIAREAVAATGWADPRSTATS, via the coding sequence ATGCAGAACACGGAGGAGAACGCGGAGGTGCTGCTGCTCGGCGGACGGGCCGGGGTGGGCAAGACCACGGTGGCGTGGGAGGTTTCGGCGCTGCTGCGGGCCGCGGCGGTCTCCCACGCCGTCATCGACGGTGACTTCATGGGGCAGGCGCATCCGGCCCCGGAAGGGGACCCGGACCGCTCGGGGATCACCGAGGCCAACCTCACCGCCGTGTGGGCGAACTACGCCCGGCGCGGCTACCGCCGGCTGATCTACACGAACACGTACAGCGTGCTGCCCGAGACGGCCGGCATGTTCCGGCGGGCCATGGGCGACCGGGTACGGATCGTGCGGGTCCTGCTCACCGCCTCCGACGCCACCGCCCACGAACGGCTGGTGCGGCGGGAGATCGGGTCCGAGCTGGCTCAGGAGCTGGCGAGCAGCGCCCGCAAGGCACGCGTCCTGGACCGGCGGGCACCCGCCGACACGCTGCGGGTGGCGACGGACGGCAGGTCCGTCGCGGACATCGCCCGCGAGGCCGTGGCCGCCACCGGCTGGGCCGACCCGCGCTCCACCGCCACGTCCTGA
- a CDS encoding DUF6221 family protein: MAADLLTFLHARYDEDEAAARSAGGIVEWHVPARRAVMAEGFGEAEPYDASLRTLLERDDSLMPFGCVAVTDHDADARFIARFDPARVVAEVEAKRALLRMYEQPERSDALPESVNRFTASTQRQVLDAVFRRLALPYAGHPDYREEWRP, from the coding sequence ATGGCCGCTGACCTGCTGACGTTCCTGCACGCCCGCTACGACGAGGACGAGGCGGCCGCCAGGTCGGCCGGCGGCATCGTGGAGTGGCACGTGCCGGCGCGGCGCGCCGTCATGGCGGAGGGGTTCGGGGAGGCCGAGCCGTACGACGCGTCGCTGAGGACCCTGCTGGAGCGCGACGACTCCCTGATGCCGTTCGGGTGCGTCGCCGTGACCGACCACGACGCCGACGCGAGGTTCATCGCCCGGTTCGACCCGGCCCGGGTGGTCGCCGAGGTCGAGGCCAAGCGGGCGCTGCTGCGGATGTACGAGCAGCCGGAGCGGAGCGACGCGTTGCCCGAGTCGGTCAACCGCTTCACCGCCTCCACCCAGCGCCAGGTGCTCGACGCGGTGTTCCGCCGGCTCGCCCTGCCGTACGCGGGCCACCCCGACTACCGCGAGGAGTGGCGGCCTTAG